The following proteins are encoded in a genomic region of Mycolicibacterium confluentis:
- a CDS encoding Rv0361 family membrane protein — protein MAGPYPPPQGTDVTSTHSVPPGYGPGYPGPPNAYPGPLPPPVPYPAPRRGRRLLTWVVVLAAVVGLVAAVVWAARDDAATTATGVINEGSAKTAIQNYLDALSNKDLQTISRNALCGLYDGVRDRRSDDALAKLSSDAFNKQFSSAEVTSVDTIVFASPASAQVLFSMRVTAARGTRGPEERQGVAQLLTHNNQILVCSYVMRTAGAF, from the coding sequence ATGGCCGGCCCGTATCCGCCGCCTCAGGGTACCGACGTCACCTCGACGCACTCCGTACCCCCCGGCTATGGACCGGGGTACCCCGGACCGCCCAATGCCTACCCCGGGCCGCTGCCTCCGCCGGTCCCGTATCCGGCGCCGCGCCGCGGGCGAAGGCTTCTCACCTGGGTGGTCGTGCTGGCCGCCGTGGTGGGCCTGGTGGCCGCGGTGGTGTGGGCGGCGCGCGACGACGCGGCGACGACGGCGACCGGCGTCATCAATGAGGGCAGTGCCAAGACCGCGATCCAGAACTACCTGGACGCGCTGTCGAACAAGGATCTGCAGACGATCTCACGCAACGCGCTGTGCGGGTTGTACGACGGTGTGCGGGACAGGCGCTCCGACGACGCGCTCGCCAAGCTGTCCTCGGATGCGTTCAACAAGCAGTTCAGCAGTGCCGAGGTGACGTCGGTGGACACCATCGTGTTCGCGTCGCCCGCCAGCGCGCAGGTGCTGTTCTCGATGCGCGTCACCGCCGCGCGCGGAACGCGTGGTCCCGAGGAGCGTCAGGGCGTCGCGCAACTCCTCACGCACAACAACCAGATCCTGGTGTGCTCCTACGTGATGCGCACGGCGGGCGCGTTCTGA
- a CDS encoding glycerate kinase family protein has protein sequence MIAQETSALRVLIAPDCFGDTLSAVQAAEAIAEGWRRSRPGDQLRLAPQSDGGPGFVDVLASRFGGLRQSRVSGPLQEEVDAAWVFDEAHATAYIECAAACGLALLGGPPTVESALAAHTTGVGQLVDAAVAAGARRIVVGLGGSGSTDGGRGLIDALGGLAAARDRLAGLELIVASDVEHPLLGPMGAARVFGPQKGADPATVELLEERLTEWARCLDGFAGSAVSEQSGAGAAGGLGAALLAVGGRRESGAAIIAEHTGLADDIAAAGLIITGEGRFDDQSLHGKVVSALADGARAAGIPVLVLAGQVVLGRDVLDVTGITAAYAIADYAGSVQRAIDDAAAQLTGLAAKTAAELRE, from the coding sequence ATGATTGCGCAGGAGACCTCGGCCCTGCGGGTGCTCATCGCGCCGGACTGCTTCGGCGACACTCTGTCCGCGGTCCAGGCCGCCGAGGCGATCGCCGAAGGGTGGCGACGCAGTCGTCCCGGCGACCAGTTGCGGTTGGCCCCGCAGTCCGACGGCGGCCCAGGCTTCGTCGACGTGCTGGCCAGTCGGTTCGGCGGACTGCGCCAGAGTCGGGTGTCCGGCCCGCTCCAGGAGGAGGTCGACGCCGCGTGGGTGTTCGATGAGGCCCACGCCACCGCCTACATCGAATGCGCCGCGGCCTGCGGGCTGGCGCTGCTGGGCGGACCACCCACCGTGGAGAGTGCGCTCGCCGCGCACACCACCGGGGTGGGACAACTGGTCGACGCCGCGGTGGCGGCTGGGGCGCGCCGCATCGTCGTGGGCCTGGGCGGCAGCGGCAGCACCGACGGCGGGCGGGGACTGATCGACGCGCTCGGCGGTCTGGCCGCCGCCCGGGACAGGCTGGCCGGGCTCGAACTGATCGTCGCCTCCGACGTCGAGCACCCCCTGCTGGGCCCGATGGGCGCGGCCCGCGTCTTCGGCCCGCAGAAGGGCGCCGACCCCGCGACCGTCGAACTGCTCGAAGAGCGGCTGACGGAGTGGGCGCGGTGCCTCGATGGGTTCGCTGGGAGCGCCGTCAGTGAACAATCGGGAGCGGGCGCTGCGGGCGGACTCGGCGCGGCGCTTCTGGCAGTCGGTGGCCGGCGCGAGTCCGGGGCGGCGATCATCGCCGAGCACACCGGCCTGGCCGACGACATCGCCGCGGCTGGGCTGATCATCACCGGTGAGGGCCGGTTCGACGATCAGTCACTGCACGGCAAGGTGGTCAGCGCACTGGCCGACGGCGCCCGCGCCGCTGGCATCCCGGTGCTCGTCCTGGCTGGTCAGGTGGTGCTGGGCCGCGATGTGCTGGACGTGACCGGAATCACTGCCGCGTACGCGATCGCCGACTATGCGGGCTCTGTGCAGCGCGCGATCGACGACGCCGCCGCCCAGTTGACCGGCCTGGCTGCGAAGACGGCCGCAGAACTACGGGAATAG
- the asnB gene encoding asparagine synthase (glutamine-hydrolyzing): MCGLLALVRDPARSVTSEIVEAVAGASHLMRHRGPDEPGTWSDDRSVLGFNRLSIIDIAHSHQPLRWGPPESPGRYVLVFNGEIYNYLELREQLRDQHGVVFATEGDGEAIVAAYHHWGPDALKRLRGMFAFALWDTVAGELFCARDPFGIKPLFMATGSGGTVVGSEKKCLLDLADDLGVDTEIDTRAVQHYTVLQYVPEPETLHRGVRRLESGCYARIRPGQAPEVSRYFVPQFNAVKFTPGSEQARYNEITAVLEDSVAKHMRADVTVGAFLSGGIDSTAIAALAMRHNPRLITFTTGFEREGFSEIDVAVASAEAIGARHFAKVVSQAEFVAALPEIVWYLDEPVADPALVPLFFIAREARKHVKVVLSGEGADELFGGYTIYREPLSLKAFDYLPAALRRSVGRMSRPLPEGMRGKSLLHRGSLTLQERYYGNARSFNDAQLRSVLPDFRPEWTHTDVTAPIYALSEGADPVARMQHIDLFTWLRGDILVKADKMTMANSLELRVPFLDPEVFEVASRLPLEQKITRTTTKYALRRALEPIVPAHVLHRAKLGFPVPIRHWLRSGELLDWSYEMVAQSQTDHLVDRAGVRRMLDEHQAGASDHSRRLWTVLIFMLWHAIFVEGSITPAISEPTYPVEL, translated from the coding sequence ATGTGCGGACTGCTAGCCCTGGTACGCGACCCAGCCCGGTCCGTCACCAGCGAGATCGTGGAAGCGGTAGCGGGCGCGTCGCATCTGATGCGACACCGCGGACCGGACGAACCAGGCACTTGGTCTGACGACCGGTCTGTGCTGGGCTTCAACCGACTGTCGATCATCGACATCGCCCACAGCCACCAGCCCCTACGCTGGGGACCTCCGGAGAGTCCCGGCCGCTACGTGCTGGTCTTCAACGGCGAGATCTACAACTACCTCGAACTCCGCGAGCAGTTGCGCGACCAGCACGGTGTGGTCTTCGCCACTGAGGGCGACGGCGAGGCGATCGTCGCGGCCTACCACCATTGGGGTCCGGACGCGCTCAAGCGACTGCGCGGGATGTTCGCGTTCGCGCTCTGGGACACGGTGGCCGGCGAACTGTTCTGCGCCCGGGATCCGTTCGGCATCAAGCCCCTGTTCATGGCCACCGGTTCCGGTGGCACGGTCGTCGGCAGCGAGAAGAAGTGCCTGCTCGATCTGGCCGACGATCTCGGTGTGGACACCGAGATCGACACGCGGGCCGTCCAGCACTACACAGTGCTGCAGTACGTCCCCGAACCGGAGACGCTGCACCGCGGGGTGCGCCGCCTGGAGTCGGGCTGCTACGCGCGGATCCGTCCGGGCCAGGCCCCCGAGGTCAGTCGCTACTTCGTGCCCCAGTTCAACGCCGTGAAGTTCACCCCGGGCAGCGAGCAGGCCCGCTACAACGAGATCACCGCGGTCCTCGAGGACTCGGTGGCCAAGCACATGCGCGCCGACGTCACGGTGGGCGCCTTCCTGTCCGGCGGCATCGACTCGACGGCGATCGCCGCGCTGGCCATGCGGCACAACCCGCGCCTGATCACCTTCACCACCGGGTTCGAGCGCGAGGGCTTCTCGGAGATCGACGTCGCCGTCGCCTCCGCCGAGGCCATCGGGGCGCGGCACTTCGCCAAGGTCGTCTCGCAGGCCGAGTTCGTCGCGGCGCTGCCCGAGATCGTCTGGTACCTCGACGAACCGGTGGCCGATCCGGCACTGGTGCCGCTGTTCTTCATCGCCCGCGAGGCCCGCAAGCACGTCAAGGTTGTGCTGTCGGGCGAGGGCGCCGACGAACTGTTCGGCGGGTACACGATCTACCGCGAACCGCTGTCCCTGAAGGCGTTCGACTACCTGCCCGCCGCGCTGCGCCGGTCGGTCGGTCGGATGTCACGGCCGCTTCCGGAGGGCATGCGCGGCAAGAGCCTGCTGCACCGGGGTTCGCTGACCCTGCAGGAGCGCTACTACGGCAACGCGCGCAGCTTCAACGACGCGCAGTTGCGGTCGGTGCTGCCGGACTTCCGGCCGGAGTGGACCCACACCGATGTCACGGCGCCCATCTATGCGCTGTCCGAGGGCGCCGACCCGGTGGCCCGCATGCAGCACATCGACCTGTTCACGTGGCTGCGCGGCGACATCCTGGTCAAGGCCGACAAGATGACGATGGCCAATTCGCTCGAACTGCGGGTGCCCTTCCTGGACCCGGAGGTGTTCGAGGTGGCCTCGCGGCTGCCGCTGGAGCAGAAGATCACCCGAACCACCACGAAGTACGCGCTGCGGCGCGCGCTGGAACCGATCGTGCCCGCGCATGTGCTGCACCGCGCGAAGCTGGGTTTCCCCGTGCCGATCCGACACTGGCTGCGTTCGGGTGAGCTGCTGGACTGGTCGTATGAGATGGTCGCGCAGTCGCAGACCGACCACCTGGTCGATCGCGCCGGCGTGCGCCGCATGCTCGACGAGCACCAGGCCGGAGCCAGCGATCACAGCCGACGGCTCTGGACCGTGCTGATTTTCATGCTCTGGCACGCGATCTTCGTCGAGGGTTCGATCACCCCGGCCATCAGCGAGCCGACCTACCCGGTCGAGCTGTAG
- a CDS encoding MmpS family transport accessory protein, with amino-acid sequence MSGPNSPEPESADEPGGKAGEDQPTAVDRIDDVGAGEFPSQAYSAPESEQFMSGPYVPADANLYDYDGYDGYDGAVEPGVGERPPRWPWVVGVTAIIAAIALVVSVSLLVTDTDTNTLATPATSTTTAPPVQDEITTTEPPPPPPPPPTSEPPPPPPPPPPPETVTVTPEAPPPPAPEPTQAPPPETTEAPAPTTTTTPTGPRQVTYSVTGTKAPGDIISVTYVDASGRRRTQRNVYIPWSLTVTPISQSEVGSVQASSLFLVSKLNCSITTSDGTVLSSNSSNAAQTSC; translated from the coding sequence ATGAGCGGGCCGAATTCTCCGGAACCGGAGTCTGCGGACGAGCCGGGTGGCAAAGCCGGCGAGGACCAGCCGACAGCGGTTGATCGCATCGACGATGTCGGGGCTGGCGAATTCCCTTCGCAGGCGTATTCGGCCCCGGAGTCCGAGCAGTTCATGAGCGGGCCGTATGTGCCGGCCGATGCCAATCTGTACGACTACGACGGCTACGACGGCTATGACGGTGCGGTCGAACCGGGCGTCGGTGAACGCCCGCCGCGCTGGCCGTGGGTCGTCGGCGTCACCGCGATCATCGCGGCCATCGCGCTCGTCGTGTCGGTGTCACTGCTGGTGACCGACACCGACACGAACACCCTCGCGACACCGGCGACCTCGACGACGACGGCGCCCCCGGTTCAGGACGAGATCACCACGACCGAACCGCCGCCGCCTCCACCCCCGCCGCCGACCAGCGAGCCGCCGCCGCCGCCTCCGCCGCCACCTCCGCCGGAGACTGTCACGGTGACGCCCGAGGCGCCTCCGCCACCGGCGCCGGAACCGACCCAGGCGCCGCCGCCGGAGACCACGGAGGCACCGGCGCCGACGACCACCACGACGCCCACCGGGCCGCGTCAGGTGACCTACTCGGTGACCGGGACCAAGGCGCCGGGGGACATCATCTCGGTGACCTATGTGGACGCCTCGGGGCGTCGGCGCACGCAGCGCAACGTCTACATTCCGTGGTCGCTGACCGTCACGCCGATCTCGCAGTCGGAGGTCGGTTCAGTGCAGGCCTCCAGCCTGTTCCTGGTCAGCAAATTGAACTGTTCGATCACTACGAGCGATGGGACCGTGTTGTCGTCAAACAGCAGCAACGCAGCCCAGACGAGCTGCTGA
- the ctaC gene encoding aa3-type cytochrome oxidase subunit II codes for MLGLALTLGAAAVVLSGCTWQDVIGLGWPKGITPQAHANYDLWIGSVISAFVVGGIVYFLLFWTSVFHRKKDSDTEFPRQFGYNMPLELVLTVIPFLIISVLFYFTVVVQEKMMEVTDDPEVVIDVTAFQWNWKFGYQKVDYADGTFSYDGADPERKAAMVSKPESHGDEGGHGGQYGAIRGFHPEDKSYLNFDKVETLGSSTEIPILVLPKGKRIEFEIASADVIHAFWVPEFLFKRDVMPNPKENNSLNVFQVSEITETGAFVGRCAEMCGTYHSMMNFEVRVVEPNDFKAYMQQRIAGKGNAEALQAINLPPTSVTTKPFDSRRGEQVGATN; via the coding sequence ATGCTAGGCCTGGCGCTGACGCTGGGGGCGGCTGCCGTCGTACTCAGCGGCTGCACGTGGCAGGACGTCATCGGACTGGGCTGGCCGAAGGGCATCACCCCGCAGGCGCATGCCAACTATGACTTGTGGATCGGTTCCGTGATCTCGGCGTTCGTCGTCGGCGGCATCGTTTACTTCCTGCTGTTCTGGACCTCGGTCTTCCACCGCAAGAAGGACTCCGACACGGAGTTCCCACGCCAGTTCGGCTACAACATGCCGCTCGAGCTGGTGCTGACGGTCATCCCGTTCCTCATCATCTCGGTGCTCTTCTACTTCACCGTCGTGGTGCAGGAGAAGATGATGGAGGTCACCGACGATCCTGAGGTCGTCATCGACGTCACCGCGTTCCAGTGGAACTGGAAGTTCGGCTACCAGAAGGTCGACTACGCCGACGGCACCTTCAGCTACGACGGCGCCGATCCGGAGCGTAAGGCCGCGATGGTCTCCAAGCCCGAGAGCCACGGCGACGAGGGCGGCCACGGCGGTCAGTACGGCGCGATCCGGGGGTTCCACCCCGAGGACAAGAGCTACCTGAACTTCGACAAGGTTGAGACCCTGGGCTCGAGCACCGAGATCCCGATCCTGGTGCTGCCCAAGGGGAAGCGCATCGAGTTCGAGATCGCCTCGGCCGACGTGATCCACGCGTTCTGGGTTCCGGAATTCCTCTTCAAGCGGGACGTCATGCCGAACCCCAAGGAGAACAACTCGCTGAACGTCTTCCAGGTCAGCGAGATCACCGAGACCGGTGCGTTCGTCGGCCGTTGCGCGGAGATGTGCGGCACGTACCACTCGATGATGAACTTCGAGGTCAGAGTCGTTGAGCCCAACGACTTCAAGGCGTACATGCAGCAGCGCATCGCCGGTAAGGGCAACGCTGAGGCATTGCAGGCGATCAACCTGCCGCCGACGTCCGTGACGACTAAGCCGTTCGACTCTCGCCGTGGCGAGCAGGTCGGCGCGACCAACTAA
- a CDS encoding carbohydrate kinase family protein has product MTIAVTGSIATDHLMRFPGRFSEQLLAEHLQKVSLSFLVDDLVVRRGGVAGNMAYAIGVLGGDAALIGAAGLDFAEYRAWLENAGVNCDHVLQSTTAHTARFVCTTDQDMAQIASFYPGAMSEARDISLADYVNADGAPELVIVGANDPEAMFIHTEECRKLGIPFAADPSQQLARLSGDEIRRLIDGAEILFTNDYEWDLLLSKSGWTADEVMAQIGLRITTLGAKGVDIVHPDGTTLHVDVVPETHQSDPTGVGDAFRAGFLTARSAGLDLERAAQLGSLVAVLVLETEGTQEWTWNRDAGLARLKDAYGAESASAIAAALV; this is encoded by the coding sequence GTGACGATTGCTGTGACCGGATCCATCGCAACTGATCATCTGATGCGGTTTCCGGGCCGATTCTCCGAACAACTGCTCGCCGAACATCTGCAGAAGGTCTCGCTGAGCTTCCTGGTCGACGATCTCGTGGTGCGCCGCGGCGGCGTCGCGGGCAACATGGCCTACGCGATCGGTGTGCTGGGCGGCGACGCCGCGCTGATCGGCGCGGCCGGCCTGGACTTCGCCGAGTACCGCGCCTGGCTCGAGAACGCCGGCGTGAACTGCGACCACGTCCTGCAGTCGACCACGGCCCACACCGCCCGGTTCGTGTGCACCACCGACCAGGACATGGCTCAGATCGCGTCGTTCTACCCGGGCGCGATGTCGGAGGCCCGTGACATCTCCCTCGCCGACTACGTGAATGCCGACGGCGCACCGGAATTGGTGATCGTGGGCGCCAACGACCCGGAGGCGATGTTCATCCACACCGAGGAGTGCCGCAAGCTCGGCATCCCGTTCGCGGCCGACCCGTCGCAGCAGTTGGCGCGCCTGTCCGGCGATGAGATCCGCCGCCTGATCGACGGCGCGGAGATCCTGTTCACCAATGACTACGAGTGGGACCTGCTGCTGAGCAAGTCCGGCTGGACCGCCGACGAGGTGATGGCGCAGATCGGTCTGCGGATCACCACGCTGGGCGCCAAGGGCGTCGACATCGTGCACCCCGACGGGACGACGCTGCACGTCGACGTCGTGCCCGAAACTCACCAGTCCGACCCCACGGGCGTCGGCGATGCGTTCCGCGCCGGCTTCCTCACGGCCCGCAGCGCGGGTCTGGATCTTGAGCGCGCGGCGCAGCTGGGTTCCCTGGTCGCGGTCCTGGTGCTGGAGACCGAGGGCACCCAGGAGTGGACCTGGAACCGCGACGCGGGCCTGGCCAGGCTCAAGGACGCCTACGGCGCCGAGTCCGCCAGCGCCATCGCCGCCGCGCTGGTCTAG
- a CDS encoding cytochrome c oxidase subunit 4 has translation MHIESRLFEILTAFFALATVVYAVLTSMFATGGVEWAGTTALALTTGLSLIIGTFFRFVARRLDTRPEDYEDAEISDGAGELGFFSPHSWWPIAIALSGSVTAVGMALWLPWLIFAGVCFILTTVAGLVFEYYLGPEKH, from the coding sequence ATGCATATCGAGTCCAGGCTGTTCGAGATCCTCACGGCGTTCTTCGCGCTGGCAACCGTGGTGTACGCGGTGCTGACGTCGATGTTCGCCACGGGCGGCGTCGAATGGGCCGGCACCACCGCGTTGGCGTTGACCACGGGTCTCTCGCTGATCATCGGAACCTTCTTCCGGTTCGTCGCTCGTCGACTGGACACTCGTCCCGAGGACTATGAGGACGCCGAGATCAGCGACGGCGCAGGCGAACTCGGCTTCTTCAGCCCGCACAGCTGGTGGCCCATCGCGATCGCGCTCTCCGGTTCGGTGACCGCGGTCGGCATGGCGCTGTGGCTGCCCTGGCTGATCTTCGCCGGCGTCTGCTTCATCCTGACCACCGTGGCCGGTCTGGTCTTCGAGTACTACCTCGGTCCTGAGAAGCACTGA
- a CDS encoding HesB/IscA family protein, whose protein sequence is MTVQDESATTTHGAILTDAAAAKAKSLLDQEGRDDLALRIAVQPGGCAGLRYNLYFDDRSLDGDLTTDFNGVKLTVDRMSAPYIQGAQIDFVDTIEKQGFTIDNPNATGSCACGDSFN, encoded by the coding sequence ATGACTGTTCAGGACGAATCCGCCACCACCACCCATGGCGCGATCCTGACCGACGCCGCGGCCGCCAAGGCGAAGTCGCTGCTCGACCAGGAGGGCCGGGATGACCTGGCGCTTCGGATCGCCGTTCAGCCGGGGGGCTGCGCCGGTCTGCGGTACAACCTCTACTTCGACGACCGTTCCCTCGACGGCGACCTGACCACCGACTTCAACGGCGTCAAGCTGACGGTCGACCGGATGAGCGCGCCGTACATCCAGGGCGCTCAGATCGACTTCGTCGACACCATCGAGAAGCAGGGCTTCACGATCGACAACCCCAACGCCACGGGTTCGTGCGCGTGCGGAGACTCCTTCAACTGA